A section of the Bacteroidota bacterium genome encodes:
- a CDS encoding YceI family protein translates to MKKNSFMRFVLICTGLFIISFASSAQEKYFTRSGKIQFFSKTKAENIDATSRSAAVVLDSKTGDLQFAVLMKGFEFKKALMQEHFNKEYIESDKFPKAEFKGQITNNADIKYTTDGTYPAKVKGKLTIHGETKDIETTGIITVKSGKIITTSTFNIQLPDYKIKVPSVTRSQISDDIKITIDCSLEVLKQ, encoded by the coding sequence ATGAAAAAAAATAGTTTTATGAGATTTGTATTGATCTGTACCGGCCTATTTATTATCTCCTTTGCTTCTTCCGCACAAGAAAAATATTTTACAAGAAGCGGTAAGATCCAGTTTTTTTCAAAAACAAAAGCTGAAAACATTGACGCCACCAGCCGGAGTGCTGCTGTTGTGTTGGATAGCAAAACCGGGGATTTGCAATTTGCTGTATTAATGAAAGGTTTTGAATTTAAAAAAGCCCTGATGCAAGAGCATTTTAATAAAGAGTATATAGAGAGTGACAAATTTCCTAAAGCAGAATTCAAGGGACAAATAACAAACAATGCAGATATAAAATATACAACCGACGGAACCTATCCTGCAAAAGTGAAAGGCAAGCTTACTATTCACGGGGAAACGAAAGACATTGAAACTACAGGAATAATTACAGTTAAAAGCGGGAAAATAATAACAACTTCAACTTTTAATATTCAATTACCGGATTATAAAATAAAAGTACCTTCTGTAACACGCAGCCAGATCTCAGACGATATAAAAATTACAATTGATTGTTCACTTGAAGTGCTGAAACAGTGA
- a CDS encoding PAS domain S-box protein — protein MKHHRANRKSPSDNLTVSYKSPDLFTNAATDVSDSIILTDSKFNVTGWNPTTEFLFGRNVEEAKGKHLFEIINISFPGSSLNNMIIEIQRTGYWNGEVVYERYDNQVFRLNTSAILVYNDINVVSGCVIVSKIISGKDHHEEKLLLAESKYQTVIDTLFEGVVIINTDGSIGASNHRAAEILGFSQEELVGKLTTSPVWKAINEDGSEFPLDKFPGTVTLKTGLGQENITMGIERPDGKLVWLLVNSQAIVEQGKIVAVVASFNDITANKHANDRIKESEALFRTFMNNSNAYAWICDEDGILVYTNSLFASVYNLADGGKDKHISEVFSEKVAEKFLEKNKQFLESNEPKFIIAESKRLDGTIGKFALYRFHIPVKTYKRLIGFQAFDVTDHQDTLAELKKTNERFGLISNATSDAIWDQDLETNEIYRSPNFSKLSGYSMQEIQSNLDWWFNKVHPDDKDRVRGKVQEYLKVNKQSWEDEYRFLCSDGKYKTLFDKGFFIYKDGKPVRIIGAIQDITERKKLEEQLLNEKIKQQKLINRTTIAAQEEERDNISKELHDNVNQLLMSTKLYINMARKQPDMATELLLKAEEYQLQAVEEIRKLSKKLNSSLVKVLGLKKSIQEIVNSFKQLNDIPVNYEFDSELEDVLMDEQKLMIFRIVQEQSNNIRKYANAERVSINLTRKDDRICLLISDDGVGFKVDESKMRGIGLTNIASRVNVLNGEFKIDSYPGNGCTLSVCFPLYA, from the coding sequence ATGAAGCACCACAGAGCCAACCGTAAATCTCCATCAGATAACCTGACCGTAAGTTATAAGTCTCCGGATTTATTTACCAATGCTGCTACAGATGTTTCAGATTCGATAATTCTTACTGACAGCAAGTTCAATGTAACTGGCTGGAACCCCACTACCGAGTTTTTATTTGGCCGCAATGTAGAAGAAGCAAAAGGAAAGCACTTGTTTGAAATAATTAATATCAGTTTTCCGGGTTCAAGCCTGAATAACATGATCATTGAAATTCAAAGAACCGGTTACTGGAATGGCGAAGTAGTCTATGAGCGGTACGATAACCAGGTCTTTCGTTTGAATACTTCAGCAATTCTTGTTTACAATGATATAAATGTTGTTTCGGGATGTGTTATTGTTTCTAAAATCATTTCGGGGAAAGACCATCACGAAGAAAAATTATTATTAGCAGAATCAAAGTACCAGACTGTTATTGATACTTTGTTCGAAGGAGTAGTAATAATCAATACGGATGGCTCGATCGGGGCATCTAATCACAGGGCTGCAGAAATATTAGGTTTTTCACAGGAAGAGCTGGTAGGTAAACTAACTACAAGCCCGGTTTGGAAGGCTATAAACGAAGATGGCTCAGAATTTCCTTTGGATAAATTTCCTGGAACAGTTACACTTAAAACCGGTTTGGGCCAGGAAAATATCACTATGGGTATTGAAAGACCTGATGGTAAACTGGTGTGGCTGCTTGTAAACTCACAGGCAATAGTTGAGCAAGGAAAAATAGTGGCAGTGGTTGCCAGCTTTAATGATATCACAGCTAACAAACATGCGAATGACAGGATCAAAGAAAGCGAGGCATTGTTCAGAACATTTATGAATAACAGTAATGCTTATGCATGGATATGTGATGAAGATGGAATACTTGTTTATACGAACTCATTATTCGCCTCTGTATATAACCTGGCAGATGGTGGTAAGGATAAACATATCAGCGAAGTTTTTTCTGAAAAAGTTGCAGAAAAATTTCTTGAGAAGAACAAACAATTCCTGGAATCAAACGAACCTAAATTTATAATTGCCGAATCAAAACGATTAGATGGTACAATAGGAAAATTTGCTTTATACCGTTTTCATATACCTGTAAAAACTTATAAAAGACTGATCGGTTTCCAGGCATTCGATGTTACGGACCACCAGGATACTTTGGCTGAGCTCAAAAAAACCAATGAACGGTTTGGTCTTATATCCAATGCTACCAGCGATGCGATCTGGGACCAGGACCTGGAAACAAATGAAATTTACCGCAGCCCTAATTTCAGTAAGCTTTCAGGTTATTCCATGCAGGAAATACAATCAAATCTTGACTGGTGGTTTAACAAGGTTCATCCGGATGATAAAGACAGGGTAAGAGGTAAAGTACAGGAGTACCTAAAAGTAAATAAGCAAAGCTGGGAAGATGAGTACCGGTTTTTATGCTCCGATGGAAAATATAAAACGCTTTTTGATAAAGGATTTTTTATTTATAAAGATGGTAAACCGGTCCGCATTATCGGGGCCATACAGGATATAACAGAAAGAAAAAAACTCGAGGAGCAATTGCTCAATGAAAAGATCAAACAACAAAAACTGATCAACAGAACAACCATCGCAGCACAAGAGGAAGAAAGAGATAATATCAGCAAAGAACTCCATGATAATGTGAATCAATTGCTGATGAGCACTAAACTTTATATCAATATGGCCCGCAAGCAACCTGATATGGCTACTGAATTGCTGCTGAAGGCGGAAGAGTATCAATTGCAGGCTGTAGAAGAAATAAGAAAACTTTCCAAAAAACTGAATTCATCACTGGTAAAAGTGCTGGGTCTTAAGAAAAGTATCCAGGAAATAGTAAACTCATTTAAGCAGTTAAATGATATACCTGTGAATTATGAATTTGATAGCGAATTGGAGGATGTGCTAATGGATGAACAAAAATTAATGATATTCCGCATTGTGCAGGAACAAAGCAATAATATTCGCAAATACGCAAATGCTGAAAGGGTGTCAATAAATCTTACACGTAAAGATGATCGTATCTGCCTTTTAATAAGTGATGATGGGGTTGGTTTTAAAGTAGATGAATCCAAAATGCGGGGTATCGGTCTTACCAATATTGCCAGCCGTGTAAACGTCCTGAATGGTGAATTCAAAATTGACTCATATCCAGGAAACGGATGCACACTCTCTGTTTGTTTCCCGCTGTATGCCTGA
- the metG gene encoding methionine--tRNA ligase, giving the protein MLLASMTQPKRYLVTSALPYANGLKHVGHLAGAYIPADIYVRYLRSQKRDVVFVCGSDEHGTAIPIQATKEGTTPRAIIDKYHEAMKQDFEDLDMSFDIYHRTSDPLHHETAQEFFTYLNDRGELEVKETEQYYDEEAKSFLADRYIKGICPNCGSDRAYGDQCETCGRTLSPDELINPVSTLSGQTPVKKKTSHWYLPLGKHEDFLRKWILEQHKDDWRGTVVGQCKSWIEGGLLSRAVTRDLDWGIKVPVAGAEGKVLYVWFDAPIGYISATKQWGLDNNKDWSPYWNDKDTKLVHFVGKDNIVFHCIIFPIMLKLHGNIIPDNVPANEFLNLEGDKMSTSRNWKLDMRDYINDFVKKENGGGQCVDMLRYYLTQIAPETKDSEFTWKGFQDAVNSELVSIFGNFVNRTWVLMHKLCNGKVPKLHEDVLDDDDKWIIKEIENAKPKIEAFLEEYKFRDALFEVIDLSRRGNQYMQKKQPWIVAKKLESSKVSPAGGDLEGAQKSIDNCMHLCLQLTANLAIFINPFLPNTAKKMLSLMKVVDKMLDWQNAGKIKLLSVGYSLRAPELLFRKIEDDEISFQIEKLKAGLVKTETKKMEEPKSTTSKAEIQYDDFAKLEMRIGTVTACEKVPKADKLLKLSVDLGTETRTIVSGIALHYTAEEMVGKQVVLVVNLAPRKMKGIESQGMILTAEDKDGKLRLLRPEEAVSPGSAVS; this is encoded by the coding sequence ATGCTCCTCGCAAGTATGACTCAACCTAAACGATACTTAGTTACCAGTGCATTGCCTTATGCAAATGGATTGAAACATGTGGGCCATTTAGCCGGGGCCTATATACCTGCGGATATATATGTACGTTACCTGCGGTCGCAAAAAAGAGATGTAGTATTTGTATGCGGCAGTGATGAACACGGAACGGCGATACCTATACAAGCGACAAAAGAAGGAACAACGCCCCGCGCCATCATCGATAAATATCATGAAGCAATGAAGCAGGATTTTGAAGACCTGGATATGAGCTTCGATATTTATCATCGTACTTCTGATCCGCTACATCATGAAACAGCGCAGGAATTCTTTACATATCTGAATGACCGTGGTGAATTAGAAGTAAAAGAAACGGAACAGTATTATGATGAAGAAGCAAAGTCTTTTTTAGCTGACCGTTATATAAAAGGTATTTGTCCCAACTGCGGCAGTGACCGTGCCTATGGCGATCAATGTGAAACCTGCGGAAGAACATTAAGTCCTGATGAACTGATAAACCCGGTGAGTACATTAAGCGGCCAGACACCCGTGAAGAAAAAAACTTCGCATTGGTATTTGCCATTGGGTAAGCATGAAGATTTTTTACGTAAATGGATATTAGAGCAACATAAAGATGACTGGAGAGGAACTGTTGTAGGGCAATGTAAAAGCTGGATCGAAGGCGGTTTGCTATCAAGAGCTGTAACAAGAGATCTTGATTGGGGAATAAAAGTTCCTGTGGCCGGTGCGGAAGGAAAGGTTTTGTATGTATGGTTTGATGCACCGATCGGTTATATCAGTGCAACCAAACAATGGGGACTTGATAACAATAAAGATTGGTCGCCATACTGGAATGATAAGGATACAAAGCTTGTTCATTTTGTAGGCAAGGATAATATTGTATTTCATTGCATCATTTTTCCGATCATGTTGAAGTTGCATGGAAATATTATACCGGATAATGTTCCGGCGAATGAGTTCCTGAACCTTGAAGGCGATAAGATGAGCACAAGCCGAAACTGGAAGCTTGACATGAGAGATTATATCAATGATTTTGTAAAGAAAGAAAATGGCGGTGGCCAATGTGTGGATATGCTGCGCTACTATCTTACTCAAATTGCTCCTGAAACTAAGGATAGTGAATTTACATGGAAAGGATTCCAGGATGCAGTGAACAGTGAGCTGGTTTCAATTTTTGGAAACTTTGTAAATCGCACCTGGGTGCTGATGCATAAACTCTGCAACGGAAAAGTACCAAAGCTGCATGAAGACGTATTGGATGATGATGACAAGTGGATTATTAAAGAGATTGAAAATGCGAAGCCGAAAATTGAAGCATTCCTTGAAGAATATAAATTCCGTGATGCATTGTTTGAAGTAATTGATCTTTCACGGAGAGGCAATCAATACATGCAGAAGAAACAGCCATGGATCGTTGCTAAAAAATTAGAGTCTTCAAAAGTCTCCCCTGCAGGGGGAGATTTAGAGGGGGCTCAAAAATCGATTGATAACTGTATGCATTTATGTTTGCAGCTTACTGCGAATCTTGCGATTTTCATCAACCCATTTTTACCCAACACGGCAAAAAAGATGCTGAGCCTGATGAAGGTGGTGGACAAAATGCTGGATTGGCAAAATGCCGGTAAAATAAAACTGCTAAGTGTTGGCTATAGTCTGCGGGCACCGGAATTATTGTTCAGAAAAATTGAAGATGATGAGATCAGTTTTCAAATTGAAAAACTAAAAGCAGGATTAGTAAAAACAGAAACTAAGAAAATGGAAGAACCAAAATCCACAACCAGTAAGGCCGAAATCCAGTATGATGATTTTGCTAAACTGGAAATGCGCATCGGAACAGTAACAGCATGTGAAAAAGTACCGAAGGCTGATAAACTTTTAAAATTGTCTGTTGACCTCGGAACAGAAACAAGAACAATTGTCTCAGGCATTGCATTGCACTATACCGCAGAAGAAATGGTGGGTAAACAGGTAGTACTTGTTGTAAATCTTGCTCCGCGAAAAATGAAAGGCATCGAAAGCCAGGGAATGATCCTGACAGCAGAAGATAAGGATGGCAAGCTTCGTTTGTTAAGACCCGAAGAAGCAGTGAGTCCCGGCTCGGCTGTAAGTTAA
- a CDS encoding D-TA family PLP-dependent enzyme, translating into MSNWYEIKNINELDSPALVVFPDRVKHNIQLAIEMIGDINRLRPHIKTNKSREVAQMMLQAGITKFKCATIAEAEMLAQCNAPDVLLAYQPLGPKLNRFILLIKKYPATKFSCLTDNIAAANEQASAFSFANLSVSVFIDLNVGMNRTGISPDKEVIELFNHCKTLKGLSVVGLHAYDGHIRDVDFEAKKEKCDSAFKIVEVLNAELNLPTIIMGGSPAFSVHCKRKNIECSPGTFVYWDKGYTDLCPEQKVQTAAVLITRVISLPAAGKICLDLGHKSVAAENEITKRVYFLNAPDLKAVSQSEEHLVVEAGEGHHYKTGDILYGLPYHICPTVALYDSVYTIENGEVTGEWKNVARDRKITI; encoded by the coding sequence ATGTCAAACTGGTACGAAATAAAAAACATCAATGAACTGGATTCACCTGCATTAGTTGTATTTCCGGATAGAGTAAAACATAATATCCAACTCGCAATAGAAATGATCGGCGATATAAACCGCCTGCGGCCGCATATCAAAACCAATAAATCACGGGAAGTAGCACAAATGATGCTGCAGGCTGGTATTACAAAATTCAAATGCGCAACTATTGCAGAAGCCGAAATGCTGGCTCAATGCAATGCGCCGGATGTACTGCTGGCTTACCAGCCACTTGGCCCAAAACTGAATCGCTTTATTTTACTTATAAAAAAATACCCGGCTACAAAATTTTCCTGTTTGACTGATAATATTGCGGCTGCAAATGAACAAGCTTCTGCTTTCAGTTTTGCAAATCTTAGTGTTTCGGTTTTTATCGATTTAAATGTCGGGATGAACCGTACAGGTATTTCACCGGATAAAGAAGTAATTGAATTATTCAATCATTGCAAAACACTAAAAGGGTTATCTGTTGTTGGCCTTCATGCTTATGATGGTCATATCCGTGATGTTGATTTTGAAGCGAAGAAAGAAAAATGCGATTCAGCATTTAAAATAGTCGAAGTTTTAAATGCTGAATTAAATCTGCCAACCATCATCATGGGTGGCTCACCGGCTTTTTCTGTCCATTGTAAAAGAAAAAACATAGAATGCAGCCCCGGCACATTTGTTTATTGGGATAAAGGTTATACTGATCTATGCCCCGAACAAAAAGTTCAAACTGCTGCTGTATTGATAACAAGAGTTATTTCTTTACCTGCTGCTGGTAAGATATGTCTTGATCTTGGGCATAAATCAGTAGCGGCAGAAAATGAAATTACTAAACGGGTTTACTTTCTCAATGCACCAGATTTGAAAGCAGTCAGTCAAAGTGAGGAGCATTTGGTTGTTGAGGCAGGAGAGGGGCATCACTACAAAACCGGCGATATTCTATATGGCCTTCCTTATCATATTTGCCCGACAGTTGCTTTGTATGATTCAGTTTATACAATTGAAAATGGTGAAGTAACAGGCGAATGGAAGAATGTAGCAAGAGATAGAAAGATAACCATCTAG